aaaaaatagttaattgtattaaaatctattattgaaaattccattatttcattcattccacatttataaatattatagaaTTATAGATAGAAaatagtaaattaatttaaaaaattatattaattgttAAGTTTCtcatttaaatgaattatttctaagaaaaacaatttaattgaattattaactCTATTTATTTGGTGGAGAATAATTTACACAGATTTTACTTAATTCACAAATTTAGCTATGTTTATAAtgactaaatttttttaatttttctataaaatttttaaacagaataaattaatagaatgctacatatttatatattaaaaaatataaaaaaaataaaataattatataaaagttGTTCATAAACTCTTTTACCAGCCTtactcattaatttttttaccattATTCAGAAAAGTTATTGTTTCTTAAATAAACACCATTATCTAATATTTGatattgtaattattataaGTAAGAGATATTTAGGAGTAATCCCtttcatattttattgataTGATTGTCCCCATTGACATTGACATTGAcagatttataaataatttacatatttaaatttaaatgatataaaaataaaataagtagtaaTATTAATATAGTTACAATTAATAAGGAGATTCGAGTGTTTTGTCTGATGGGTAAGTCATCGGGGGATGTCCATCAACCAGGGGAGATTCCATGTGAGACCTTTTTGACATTTCTTGCTTCTTTATCTgtcttaaattgaaaaaaatttactaatagatccttaaatttttttaaaaattatctgtCCTTATTTAAACATCACTTAATTAGAGTATTCAATAATTGTAAAGTTAACCTTTTGATTTGTCTTTGTTAAAAAAACTATTAgtgtttaaatatttatattatttaatttttataattttaattatatgtattattttattaatataattttaaatatatatatatatatatatatatatatattaataatttttataagacTAGAAAAATTGACCAATGATCTTTTCACTATAATAACTAAgccctttaattttataataaaatttgtgtaactcttttaactttaaattaaattatgaaaattaaaaaaaattatataaaatcacTAAAATGCATAAAATTTTGTCAATTAGCTTTATCTTTTATCCATTTGTCAAAATGAAAAAAGTGATATCTAGTGTCACATCATTAAGAACCTATTTTCTTTACATTTTatataaaactttttaatttttaattaaattgctAAAATGAAAATGTCTagataaaatcatcaaaatacataaatttttaagtttaagatcaaattttctttttcaaatgtgaaattttataataaattagcttcataattaattaaattaagtgAGAAAGAAAACCAATTTGCTTGTGTAGAAGATTACATAACTAGTAGGTAGTTGAAACATACTTTTCTATTTGATGTTTTTAAATCCAAGGGGAtgacaattaaaaaaaagtatttagGTAAGTTTTtgtatactaaaaataaaatgtatattttttttaccataTCTACTGTTTCCAAATTGCAAATTAGGAAATACAAATTTACTtactaaaagttaaaaaaaataataaaaatttatagagaaaatgaaaattcaATTTGTATTCATAAACAAATTAATGCATAACTTCTAACATAGATTAAATTCTCAAAGCGCCTTTTTGCCAGCAAATTTACACTTCATTTCATCTGTTGTTTAGAATCACTGCAGGTAGAAATAATTTAAACGATCCACTGTGAAAGAGTGATAATAAGAGCAAACCAATgatgatatattttttcaaagagtttatttattttaatatcggagtttaatatttaaaaagtttaactTATTGGTATATAATAGATTATTTTTAGAGAGCTAAAATCTAATTAGCTAAAACTAATAATACAAAATCTAAGATAATGGGATATGAGTGAATTGGTGAATTAAGACAAAATCTAACGTGAACTAAAATTGAAGGTGCCAACTTCATGcatttgttaaatattataaaatatagaaaGGGCACAACCTAAAATGATATCTCTCATCATCCttgctcttttctttctctataTAATGGATgcaaacctcaatatcatccaTAGGGAACATTATCCACAAATGCTTTCTTTCTTCCCTTATTCTTCTTTGCTTTTGCTGTTGGCAATGGCAACCACAACtgaaattcaagaaaagaaaacaaaagggAGGCAAAGGATAGAGATgaagaaaattgaaaatcaagatgtcatGTTTATCACTTTCTCAAAGCGTAGGTCAGGGATCTACAAGAAAGCGAGTGAACTCATCACTCTAACAGGCGTAAAACTGGCTTTCACGGTGTTCTCACCAGCTGGTAAGCCATTTTCTTTTGCTCATCCTTCTGTTGACGCAATTGCTAATAGATTTCTTAGCAAGCAACCACAGGCTAACACACAAAGCAGTACTCATCCCCTTGTTGAAGCTCATTGCCAGGTAAAAATTGAGGAACTAAACCGACAGAACCATGAACTTCTCTGTCAATTGGATTCACtaaaaaagaaaggtaaacAACTCAAGCAGAGAATGACAGGAAAGGAGATAAAGGGATGGTGGGATACTCCAATTGAAGAGATGAATGTGGAACAAATGTTAGAAGTTGAAGCCGCTTGTAAGGAGATTCAAACTAAATTGATAAACAAGCTTAAGTTTAAGACTGATGGTGGAGCTTCTTCTTCTCCAGCTTATCATCAAGCCCAAATGCTGAATCCTTTTTCTCCTGTGGGTGTTAATAACACCAATCTGCCTGTGTTTCCTCCTGATTTTGATTAGTTCTAACAGAATCCCATAttcaacaacaacaataataaaatggTCTTCCTCTAGATCATGGAAATTTGATATAACGTTGCAtatatgtgtgtttgttggtgttgcatatttgataaaaatcatTTCATATATATTTAAGGTATTCAACCCCTTCTCCTTTTCTAGGATTTCTCTCTTCCAAGTTTTCCAATATGGGTTTAGCTTGCTGGTCATCTATTTCAGATCATCAATGGAGTAGTTAATCAATTAGgctttctttttataattaattgcaTGTGATTTTCTCTTGCTTATTTAACTTCATTCTAAAACATTTACGTGCAATTAGGTATTGGAAATGAAGTGTTCTAAAGTATTTATGTGCGATTAGATATTAGTGGCCacattataaaaacatttaaatcctTATTCAGTATGCAATTCTtctaagaaaaaaattgaattctatTAATAGAATTCAactcttttttatttatgaaagaATTCATTAATTGAAATGTTATAGAATTGAATTGAAATCTTTTATATTagacaaattaataataaaatttaaattgatttaatttattcatatttttatttttttacactacaaaaaaattgactatcagcgacggatttagTGACGGAAAACACTTCCGtcggaaaaaataaaattagcgacggatttagcgacggatcagcgacgaataatatatatttatatttctgaCGGATTAGTGACAGATTAGCGacgatttttaaaatattagcgacGTAATTttatccgtcgctaatccgtcagaaaaaacgcaaatataaaagaaaaaaacccTAATAATTTCCTTATATCTCTTTTGATTTTAGCAGCCCCTCTTTCACTCCTCTGCTCTTTTCTCCTCTCTCCGACACCTTTCTCTTTGCCGCAATCGCCGCCGCCGCTGCTGGACGCTCGGCGCTCGGCGCTGCCAGGTACTTACTTCAATATGCTGCTTGCTGCAGCAGCAGCAGGCTGCCGCAGCAGCACGCTGCCGCAGCAGCTGGCTGCCGCAGCAGCATGCTTGCTGCAGCAGCATGCTGCCGCTTGCTGCAGCAGCATGCTGCCGCTTGCTGCTGCAGAAagcttaaatttaattttttaatttattttattttaatatattaaattaaaacttattattaaattgatttgctttaatttttataattagaagTTGAAAAAACTATATGTATtggaaattttatttctttgattcaaaatcttattttttataaaattatattatgaaattttaaaataattataaaaaatattaaaacaattagTATATAATTGTGATAAATATAGGATAAAATAGTTTAAGGTAACATGTTAAatactcaaaaaaataaaaaaaaataaccatgaaattttatagataaatagacagtaatttaataattaatttttcagataattagtaaattatttaattaattattatttataatttaattggaaattttaaataataatgtcttaatcaaataaataaaataaagtcttaatcaaatacataaaatacttaaagtcttaatcaaatagataaaataaatagtaatggtccttttctaaaataatattttaaattttctaaaaaatactaAATCAACACAATAATAtagcttaatttaaaaaatactataatcaTGAAAAAAACTTAATAGGTCTTTAAAAGAAAAGGTATTGTTTGTTTTACATATTCCTTttctaatgtttttttttaattattgtaaacatttgtatgaaaaattattcaattttttttataactcatTTTCATAACTTTTGATATGTATAGTTTGGCTTTGTCGGTGTACTTTACATGCCTTTATTCAACTCTACTTTGATATGTATTGTTAAATTGATTAGTgtgtttgattttttaaattagtatataattaGAGTTGAATTTGTATATTGATTAAGGTTTTATATATTGTTTGTCTTTATTGTTAATTGAAACTAatggacaattatttttttagatgccTCGAATAGCAGTATCATCTAGAGGTAGAGGACATAGCCAGCAACTCTCAATGAATGAAACAGATGAGGCAGTACAGGTGCAGGAGGAAACACTGGAGCACACTCCACAAGCATTAGGGGGGCAAACAAACgcatcctcatcatcatcagttCGAACTAGAGGTCCGAACACAACTGCAGATTCAGATggttcaacaaattcatagattagttttaaattttataaatattgttaagtattatagatttctttttaattttatgaacatcgtaaagtattatgaatttattttaaattttatgaatattgttaaatattatagatttattttaaattttatgaacattgttaagtattatgaaatatttgatttatattcaatgtgattcttaattataaattatttaattatacaggaaatatctaaataaatgcaagaattttttttttatgatcgaATTTTAACGGACTAGCGACGGATTCaaaagaatatttattaaaatgttttaaaatttccgacggatttccgacggaaaATTTTCGTCGCTAATGATTTCTGACAGATTAGTGACGGATTATTATAGGATGAATTTAGATAttccgacggatttagcgacgaaaAATCTCGTCGCTAAAACTTTCCGACGGAATTATCCGTCGGAGAATCCGTCGCAAATTTTTCCGACGGAGTTAAgatccgtcggaaatccgtcgctaatatttccgacggacgcccaatccgtcggaaaaaattagcgacatgactttaagcgacggacTTGAGTCCGTCGCATatccgtcgctgaaagtttcagcgacggattttttactttcagcgacggaaaaatccgtcactgataccctgtttttt
The sequence above is a segment of the Manihot esculenta cultivar AM560-2 chromosome 5, M.esculenta_v8, whole genome shotgun sequence genome. Coding sequences within it:
- the LOC110615463 gene encoding agamous-like MADS-box protein AGL62, which produces MDANLNIIHREHYPQMLSFFPYSSLLLLLAMATTTEIQEKKTKGRQRIEMKKIENQDVMFITFSKRRSGIYKKASELITLTGVKLAFTVFSPAGKPFSFAHPSVDAIANRFLSKQPQANTQSSTHPLVEAHCQVKIEELNRQNHELLCQLDSLKKKGKQLKQRMTGKEIKGWWDTPIEEMNVEQMLEVEAACKEIQTKLINKLKFKTDGGASSSPAYHQAQMLNPFSPVGVNNTNLPVFPPDFD